A part of Aegilops tauschii subsp. strangulata cultivar AL8/78 chromosome 2, Aet v6.0, whole genome shotgun sequence genomic DNA contains:
- the LOC109772217 gene encoding serine carboxypeptidase-like 7 → MNGRGRLLLCLFLSAALTPPRQLAVAGAASSSSSKVVTSLPGFQGRLPFHLETGYVEVDEENGTELFYYFVESEVGGDKAPFLLWLTGGDRCSVLSGLALEIGPFQFVAEPYNGTIPRLQINPYSWTKVANVLFVDTPVGAGFSFSRRPQGYDVGEVSTSLQLHELLIKWFTDHPEFLANPLYIGGDSLAGQLVPFIAQQISEGIEAGRNPILNLKGYLAGNPGTGENIDISSRVPYAHGLGIISDQLYETILGHCQGEDYMNPRNTLCAQSLGTFNNLLSEVMTAQILLDKCVYASPRPGTETDKSAGAGRKILSEEAVIVTGKRVKHPPPRVPLGCISYTAYLSYFWANDALTRDALGIKDGTVDEWVRCHDGDLPYAVDIGSSIKYHRNVTVNGYRALVYSGDHDAIVPHLGTQAWVRSLGFPVVDDWRAWHLDGQSAGFTITYSNNLTFATVKGAGHTAPQYEPERCYAMFNRWILDQPL, encoded by the exons ATGAACGGGCGGGGGCGGCTGCTGCTCTGCCTCTTCCTCTCGGCCGCGCTGACCCCGCCGCGGCAGCTCGCCGTCGCCGGTGCAGCCTCCAGTTCCAGTTCCAAGGTGGTGACCAGCCTCCCCGGCTTCCAGGGCCGCCTCCCCTTCCACCTCGAGACCGG GTACGTGGAGGTGGACGAGGAGAACGGCACAGAGCTGTTCTACTACTTCGTAGAGTCTGAGGTCGGCGGCGACAAGGCCCCTTTCCTCCTCTGGCTCACCGGCGGCGACCGCTGCTCCGTGCTCAGCGGCCTCGCCTTGGAGATCG GTCCATTCCAGTTCGTCGCAGAGCCCTACAACGGCACCATACCGCGCCTGCAAATCAACCCCTACTCATGGACGAAG GTGGCAAATGTCCTTTTCGTCGATACACCGGTCGGGGCAGGATTTTCGTTCTCCAGGCGACCCCAAGGCTACGATGTCGGGGAAGTATCTACCTCGTTGCAGCTCCATGAACTCCTCATCAAG TGGTTCACTGACCATCCCGAGTTCCTCGCAAACCCTCTCTACATCGGGGGAGACTCTCTTGCTGGACAACTTGTACCGTTTATCGCTCAACAGATCTCAGAAG GCATCGAAGCTGGAAGGAACCCCATCCTTAATCTCAAG GGCTATCTGGCAGGCAACCCGGGTACCGGCGAAAACATTGATATTAGCTCTAGAGTGCCGTATGCTCATGGACTTGGTATAATATCAGATCAGTTATATGAG ACAATATTGGGGCATTGCCAAGGAGAAGACTACATGAATCCTAGAAATACACTGTGTGCTCAATCTCTAGGCACTTTCAATAAT CTCCTCTCCGAAGTTATGACCGCCCAAATTTTGCTGGACAAATGCGTTTATGCATCTCCTAGACCAGGCACTGAGACGGACAAGTCAGCTGGTGCTGGCCGGAAGATCCTAAGCGAGGAGGCAGTAATCGTAACGGGGAAACGAGTAAAACACCCGCCGCCTCGTGTGCCATTGGGCTGCATT AGCTACACGGCTTATCTCTCGTATTTCTGGGCAAACGACGCGCTCACCCGAGACGCCCTGGGGATCAAGGACGGCACCGTGGACGAGTGGGTGAGGTGCCACGACGGCGACCTGCCGTACGCCGTGGACATCGGGAGCAGCATCAAGTACCACCGGAACGTCACCGTCAACGGTTACCGTGCGCTGGTGTACAG CGGCGACCACGACGCGATTGTGCCGCACCTGGGGACGCAGGCGTGGGTGAGGTCGCTCGGCTTCCCCGTCGTCGACGACTGGAGGGCCTGGCATCTCGACGGCCAGTCTGCCGG ATTCACCATAACTTACTCCAACAACTTGACATTCGCGACCGTCAAG GGAGCCGGGCACACGGCGCCCCAGTACGAGCCCGAGAGGTGCTACGCCATGTTCAACCGTTGGATCCTGGACCAGCCGCTCTAG